One part of the Raphanus sativus cultivar WK10039 chromosome 7, ASM80110v3, whole genome shotgun sequence genome encodes these proteins:
- the LOC130497934 gene encoding receptor protein kinase-like protein ZAR1 gives MIIVSLLLHLLINSSPSLSLSPDGLALLSLKSAVDQSSSSSAFSDWNDSDSDPCRWTGISCMNISSSSRVVGISLAGKHLRGYIPSELGSLIYLRRLNLHDNSLSGSIPTQLFNATALHSLFLYGNNLSGSLPPSICTLPRLQNLDLSRNSLSGPLSPDLGDCKQLQRLILAGNEFSGEIPGEIWPEMKSLAQLDLSSNRFAGSIPRELGELKSISGTLNLSFNQLTGEIPNSLGNLPVTVSLDLRNNNLTGEIPQTGSFSNQGPTAFLNNPKLCGFPLQKSCKNGDKTSPESKKSTGDNRDSRKGLSTGLIVLISVADAASVALIGLVIVYLYWKKKDSEGGCSCTGNEKLGGEKGKTCCCVGGFPKEEDSEAEDNNERGGEGRGEGELVAIDKGFSFELDELLRASAYVLGKSGLGIVYKVVLGNGVPVAVRRLGEGGEQRYKEFVTEVQAMGKVKHPNVVKLRAYYWAPDEKLLISDFVNNGSLADALRGRNGQPSPSLTWSTRLKIAKGAARGLAYLHECSPRKLVHGDVKPSNILLDSSFTPYISDFGLTRLITITAPSGEPSSSSGAASGFLGGALPYTSIKPSDRSNGYKAPEARLPGSKPAQKWDVYSFGVVLMELLTGKSPDSSPLSSSSSSTVVAEVTDLVKWVRKGFEEETPLSDMVDPMLLQEVHAKQQVLSVFHLALACTEGDPEVRPRMKNVSENIDKI, from the exons atgatcattGTCTCTCTTCTCCTCCACCTTCTCATCAACTCCTCTCCTTCCCTATCTCTCTCCCCCGACGGCCTCGCCCTACTCTCCCTCAAATCCGCCGTCGACcaatcctcctcctcctccgccttcTCCGACTGGAACGACTCCGACTCCGACCCCTGCCGCTGGACCGGAATCTCCTGTATGAACATCTCCTCCTCCTCGCGCGTCGTCGGAATCTCCCTCGCCGGAAAACACCTCCGCGGCTACATCCCCTCGGAGCTCGGCTCTTTAATCTACCTCCGCCGTCTCAACCTCCACGACAACTCCCTCTCCGGCTCGATCCCCACTCAGCTCTTCAACGCCACGGCGCTCCACAGCCTCTTCCTCTACGGCAACAACCTCTCCGGCTCCCTCCCTCCGTCGATCTGCACCCTCCCGAGGCTCCAGAACCTCGACTTGTCGAGAAACTCCCTCTCCGGACCTCTCTCTCCCGATCTCGGAGACTGCAAACAGCTCCAGAGGCTGATCCTCGCCGGTAACGAATTCTCCGGCGAAATTCCGGGAGAAATCTGGCCGGAGATGAAGAGTCTCGCGCAGCTCGATCTCTCTTCTAACCGGTTCGCCGGTTCGATCCCTAGAGAGCTCGGAGAGCTCAAATCTATCTCCGGTACGCTCAATCTCTCGTTTAACCAGTTAACCGGAGAGATCCCTAATTCGCTAGGGAACCTACCGGTCACCGTCTCTCTCGATCTCAGGAATAATAACTTAACCGGAGAAATCCCTCAGACCGGGTCCTTCTCAAACCAAGGACCAACCGCTTTCCTCAACAACCCGAAACTCTGCGGGTTCCCTCTCCAGAAGTCGTGTAAGAACGGTGACAAGACCTCTCCGGAGAGTAAAAAGTCAACGGGGGATAATAGGGATTCAAGAAAAGGGCTGAGCACGGGATTGATCGTGCTGATCTCGGTGGCTGATGCTGCTAGTGTAGCCCTAATAGGGCTGGTGATAGTTTACTTGTACTGGAAGAAAAAAGACTCTGAAGGAGGGTGTAGCTGCACAGGGAACGAGAAACTCGGTGGCGAGAAAGGGAAAACTTGCTGCTGCGTCGGTGGGTTTCCTAAGGAAGAGGATTCGGAAGCGGAGGATAATAACGAGAGGGGGGGAGAGGGTAGAGGAGAAGGAGAGCTTGTGGCGATAGATAAAGGGTTCTCCTTTGAGCTAGACGAGCTTCTGAGAGCTTCTGCTTATGTTCTTGGGAAGAGTGGGTTGGGGATAGTGTATAAAGTGGTGCTCGGGAACGGAGTTCCGGTGGCGGTACGGCGGcttggagaaggaggagaaCAGAGGTATAAAGAGTTTGTGACGGAGGTTCAAGCGATGGGGAAGGTGAAGCATCCTAATGTGGTGAAGCTGAGAGCTTATTATTGGGCTCCTGATGAGAAGCTATTGATCAGTGACTTCGTTAACAACGGCAGCTTAGCTGATGCACTTAGAG GGAGGAATGGTCAACCATCACCTAGCCTAACATGGTCAACGCGACTAAAGATCGCAAAAGGAGCGGCACGTGGGCTAGCGTATCTACACGAATGCAGCCCAAGAAAGTTAGTACACGGCGACGTCAAACCATCCAACATCCTTCTAGACTCTTCCTTCACTCCTTACATCTCCGACTTCGGTCTCACGCGTCTCATCACCATCACCGCGCCTTCCGGTGAaccatcctcctcctccgggGCCGCCAGCGGTTTCTTAGGCGGAGCTCTCCCTTACACTTCTATCAAACCGTCGGATAGATCCAACGGCTACAAAGCTCCCGAGGCTCGTCTCCCTGGAAGCAAGCCTGCACAGAAATGGGACGTGTACTCGTTCGGTGTTGTCCTTATGGAGCTTCTTACGGGGAAGTCGCCTGATTCGTCGCCGCTAAGCTCGTCCTCGTCGTCCACGGTGGTCGCTGAGGTGACGGATTTGGTGAAGTGGGTGAGGAAAGGGTTTGAAGAGGAGACTCCGTTGTCGGATATGGTTGATCCAATGTTGCTTCAAGAAGTTCACGCCAAGCAGCAGGTCTTGTCCGTTTTTCATCTTGCTCTTGCTTGTACTGAAGGTGACCCTGAAGTTCGTCCACGTATGAAGAACGTGTCTGAGAACATTGACAAAATATGA
- the LOC108815314 gene encoding agamous-like MADS-box protein AGL93, giving the protein MTTTTTRKICRSKLSVRKDTFFKARAKTVLKKAYELSELCGVDLCVICYDREGNLVNTWPENDEARVKATAERFSRLSEKERNKKSTNLSRFLNKKMMDEKKASLKANDNKFSKKVFIFEDSLRSRLGLFQEKITELVDDLGSDDPSLINADQCQPILMNHLSTTESPADLPTSSLNHPSNFSILLYNHDNGTFTQLANSSALPPSFEQPVIPCNQDYGTNYLDLLLGEQDNKFDLPIAPHPMMHTQTSMFHQQFDHQFMQTQEGMIPYNHTQSSSGYPTMMFS; this is encoded by the coding sequence ATGACGACTACGACGACGAGAAAGATCTGCAGGTCCAAACTGTCGGTGAGAAAAGATACATTCTTCAAGGCACGAGCCAAGACTGTTCTCAAGAAAGCGTACGAACTCTCGGAGCTGTGCGGCGTCGATTTGTGCGTCATCTGCTACGACCGCGAAGGGAACCTCGTGAATACGTGGCCAGAGAACGACGAAGCCCGGGTCAAGGCCACGGCCGAGCGGTTCAGCAGGTTAAgcgagaaagaaagaaacaagaaaagcACCAACCTGTCGCGGTTTCTAAACAAGAAGATGATGGACGAGAAGAAGGCATCTCTCAAAGCCAACGACAATAAATTCTCCAAGAAAGTGTTCATCTTTGAGGATTCCTTGCGGAGTCGCTTAGGGTTATTCCAAGAAAAGATCACCGAGTTGGTTGATGATCTAGGTTCTGATGATCCCTCGCTAATCAATGCGGATCAATGTCAACCAATCTTGATGAATCATCTGAGTACCACCGAGAGCCCGGCTGATCTACCCACCTCGTCGTTGAATCATCCGAGCAACTTCTCAATCTTGTTGTATAACCATGACAATGGCACTTTCACCCAGTTGGCTAACTCCTCTGCTCTTCCTCCTAGCTTTGAGCAACCGGTGATTCCGTGTAATCAAGATTATGGTACTAATTACTTGGATCTGTTACTTGGGGAACAAGACAACAAATTTGATCTTCCCATTGCTCCTCATCCTATGATGCACACTCAAACCTCAATGTTTCATCAGCAGTTTGATCATCAGTTTATGCAGACACAAGAGGGGATGATTCCATACAATCACACGCAATCTTCTTCTGGCTATCCAACAATGATGTTCTCTTag
- the LOC108816833 gene encoding transcription elongation factor TFIIS-like yields the protein MMQKQEFLELFEAAILAAKSAARGDGEGSSPAVSRCVDAMIRLREAPESLACELVMDRRYPQMGKSHGLFIDHENPRIQSEAKLLYTLWMRYLYATGRKQSPRPRPMVKKNKKCVEMKISTTTGESSNREKVREILAKSLSKVANEVVGMKERVVSCDSWSVAASVESAMFERLGSFEGPQKAKYRSFLFNMGDSSNPDLRRKVLFGEISGERLVTMKKEEMASNKIQMEVQKIKERARDKEENRMKSMMMFQSGSMIMT from the coding sequence atgaTGCAGAAGCAAGAGTTCTTGGAACTGTTCGAGGCAGCAATTCTAGCTGCAAAGTCTGCTGCGAGAGGAGACGGTGAGGGTTCTTCTCCAGCGGTCTCGAGATGTGTCGACGCTATGATTCGTTTGAGAGAAGCTCCAGAGTCTCTTGCTTGCGAGTTGGTCATGGATCGCAGATACCCTCAGATGGGAAAGAGTCACGGACTTTTCATTGATCATGAAAACCCTAGGATCCAATCCGAGGCCAAGCTTCTTTACACTCTCTGGATGAGATATCTCTACGCTACCGGCAGGAAACAGAGCCCACGACCTCGACCCATGGTGAAAAAGAATAAGAAGTGTGTTGAGATGAAGATTTCGACAACTACGGGGGAGTCATCTAACCGAGAGAAAGTGCGTGAGATTCTTGCAAAATCTTTGTCTAAAGTGGCTAACGAGGTTGTTGGGATGAAGGAACGAGTGGTTTCTTGCGATTCTTGGAGTGTAGCTGCGTCGGTTGAATCTGCAATGTTTGAGAGACTAGGTTCTTTCGAGGGTCCCCAAAAAGCAAAGTACAGATCGTTTCTTTTCAACATGGGAGACAGCAGCAATCCAGATCTCAGGAGGAAAGTGCTGTTCGGCGAGATCAGTGGAGAGAGGTTGGTGACGATGAAGAAAGAAGAGATGGCAAGCAACAAGATTCAGATGGAAGTTCaaaaaatcaaagagagagCTAGAGATAAGGAAGAGAATCGAATGAAGAGCATGATGATGTTTCAGTCAGGCAGTATGATCATGACTTAA